The Chryseobacterium sp. 52 genome includes a region encoding these proteins:
- a CDS encoding hybrid sensor histidine kinase/response regulator transcription factor, with product MLRFLLIIAFFFTPLLIFAQNIRHLTVEDGLPQSFVSGILQDRNGFVWISTRNGLARYDGHTFKIFQHDLKNKNSLSSNIIVDIKNGHHNDLLIKYASGEIDKFDLKFEKTKSVIGLSFIRKNNLESHRSIWLITKDQKFWFKTTNEKLYYFDIKNNKLVNFSSSLDLGDLIYNILEDHQGNIWILTQKTLIKFDKKSLQVKKFPIPYSNYTSQIGGNTVVATAFIERKNGEIVWADKGNMYFFNPKNNSFKTQILPVKSPYNIKWIETDKNGKEYFVAKNTIFSYSSQSGIQIIKDFSSLIDKKPQAFLVDYTGLFWVGDDADGIFTIDTSLNFNSFNYKKDFIIDLLNQEYGISTEDFFKWKSNQPGILKASYYFKSSKNFLALNRTVAFFDKKLKKLKKLPELPFNSEKKFNPIEGISNEGEALFVADHSNIVYKMNTVTNKWEYFFNLNNFSEKLKVSSMYLDLKNQTLWIATESSGLLRLNLNNKKLQAVKILSISDLISLEPDLKNKNYLWIGSTEGLIRFDKSNLTSKIFSVKEGLPDNVIYSMLSDSSGNLWMGTNKGLTFFDTKTYNSRAFTKHEGIENIEFNRFHQLLLSDGRMAFGGADKGVLFNPKNIKSDVFSPKTVITGIKINNEDFQRFQPNTPQSDYIKNLTMEYSENTISFSYTALDFRQPQVIKYRYRLLGYQEDWFLAGKNREAIFTKLPPGKYTFEVNATNTSGKWSSQVKSLKVTILSPWYKTWWAILLYLLIFIAGIYFFIKLRINQEVIKNEIKAKQKEAEELRKLDEIKTEFFSTFAHEFRTPLSLILAPAEQLAAAENSREREQLFETIKKNTNSLILLTDQLVDMAKLEAGVLKPQMVWGNIVSAISATVHAFEEEASAQKVFLKLDAPESINCLFATYSLDRILYNLLSNALKFSCPGDYILVKVSQDNMGVFISVQDQGIGIPEEEQNQIFDKYFKGTNQNPQKGTGIGLSLVKDLVDLHHGSVHLESSTQQPTGSTFTIYLPFTEEENIIGDKEESTQQTNEKLSILIVEDHKDLAQFISESLSELYHVFTAENGRVALEMAVEEMPDLIISDVSMDEMNGFEFCKLVKNNITINHIPVILLTAKADKESMMEGLSYGANDYLTKPFSMVELKLRISNQLTLQAKRFEFLKNKFSKGETSQEPESGDEITNEFYDRICTIIEKNLDDKDFGVDQLASALSMSRTNLHRKVKAVFSNSTSEIIKIYRLKRAAELLKKDYNISEVAYMTGFNTPSYFSKCFKEYFGTTPTKHL from the coding sequence ATGTTGCGTTTTTTATTAATAATAGCTTTTTTTTTTACCCCATTACTAATCTTTGCGCAAAATATTAGGCATCTTACTGTCGAAGATGGTTTACCCCAATCCTTTGTGTCTGGTATTTTACAGGATCGTAACGGTTTTGTGTGGATCAGTACCAGAAATGGTCTCGCAAGATACGATGGGCATACTTTTAAAATTTTTCAGCATGATCTGAAAAATAAAAACTCTTTATCTTCAAATATTATCGTTGACATTAAGAATGGTCATCATAATGATTTGTTAATAAAGTATGCATCCGGAGAAATAGATAAATTTGATCTCAAATTTGAAAAGACTAAAAGTGTGATCGGGTTGTCTTTTATAAGAAAAAATAATTTGGAAAGTCACAGGAGTATCTGGTTGATTACCAAAGATCAAAAATTCTGGTTTAAGACCACAAATGAAAAACTATATTATTTTGATATTAAAAATAATAAACTCGTAAATTTTAGCAGCTCTTTAGATTTAGGCGATCTGATTTATAATATACTCGAAGATCACCAAGGAAATATTTGGATTCTCACCCAAAAAACTCTGATAAAATTTGATAAAAAAAGTCTACAGGTTAAAAAATTCCCAATACCTTACAGCAATTACACTTCACAGATAGGAGGGAATACTGTAGTAGCTACTGCTTTCATCGAGAGGAAAAATGGCGAAATTGTTTGGGCAGATAAGGGAAATATGTACTTTTTTAATCCTAAAAACAATTCTTTTAAAACTCAAATACTTCCGGTAAAATCTCCTTACAATATTAAATGGATTGAGACAGATAAAAATGGTAAGGAATATTTTGTTGCTAAAAATACCATATTCAGTTACAGTTCGCAATCTGGTATTCAGATAATTAAAGATTTCAGTTCTCTGATTGATAAAAAACCGCAGGCATTTTTAGTGGATTATACAGGTTTGTTTTGGGTGGGAGACGACGCAGATGGGATTTTCACGATAGATACCAGTCTAAATTTTAATTCTTTTAACTATAAAAAAGATTTTATTATCGATTTACTAAATCAGGAATATGGCATTTCTACCGAAGATTTCTTTAAATGGAAAAGTAATCAGCCGGGAATTTTAAAAGCGTCCTACTACTTTAAATCATCAAAAAACTTTCTTGCCTTAAACCGTACGGTGGCTTTTTTTGATAAAAAATTGAAAAAACTTAAAAAGTTACCTGAATTACCATTTAATTCCGAAAAGAAATTCAACCCAATCGAAGGAATCTCTAATGAGGGTGAGGCTTTGTTTGTTGCTGATCATTCGAATATTGTCTACAAGATGAATACGGTTACAAACAAATGGGAATATTTTTTTAATTTGAATAATTTTTCCGAAAAATTAAAAGTCAGCAGTATGTATCTTGATCTTAAAAATCAGACTTTATGGATAGCCACTGAATCTTCTGGTCTTCTTCGGTTAAATTTAAACAATAAAAAATTACAGGCGGTTAAAATATTGTCTATAAGTGATTTAATATCTCTGGAACCCGATTTGAAAAACAAAAATTACCTCTGGATTGGGAGTACAGAAGGTTTAATACGTTTTGATAAAAGTAATCTTACAAGCAAAATATTTTCGGTAAAAGAAGGTCTTCCGGATAATGTCATTTATTCTATGCTCAGTGATTCGTCCGGAAATTTATGGATGGGAACCAACAAAGGACTTACGTTTTTTGATACCAAAACATATAATTCCAGAGCTTTTACAAAGCATGAAGGCATAGAAAATATAGAATTCAACAGATTTCATCAGTTATTGCTTTCCGATGGGAGAATGGCTTTTGGTGGCGCAGATAAAGGAGTGCTTTTTAATCCAAAAAATATCAAATCTGATGTTTTTTCTCCTAAAACAGTAATCACAGGAATTAAAATAAACAACGAAGATTTTCAACGTTTTCAACCCAATACCCCTCAGTCAGATTATATTAAAAATCTGACCATGGAATATTCTGAAAATACCATATCATTTAGTTATACTGCATTAGATTTCAGGCAGCCACAGGTGATCAAATACAGATACCGTCTTCTTGGATATCAGGAAGACTGGTTTTTGGCGGGGAAAAACAGAGAGGCAATATTCACAAAACTGCCTCCGGGAAAATATACTTTTGAGGTCAATGCCACCAATACCTCTGGTAAATGGAGTTCTCAGGTCAAATCGTTAAAAGTTACCATTCTGTCTCCTTGGTATAAAACGTGGTGGGCGATACTACTTTATCTGTTAATTTTTATAGCAGGAATTTACTTCTTTATCAAATTGAGAATTAATCAGGAAGTGATCAAAAATGAGATAAAAGCCAAGCAAAAAGAAGCCGAAGAGCTGCGAAAACTTGATGAAATAAAAACCGAATTTTTCTCCACTTTTGCCCATGAGTTCCGTACTCCTTTATCATTGATTTTGGCTCCGGCAGAGCAGTTGGCTGCAGCTGAAAACAGCAGAGAAAGAGAGCAACTGTTTGAGACTATAAAGAAAAATACGAACAGCCTGATTCTGCTTACCGATCAACTGGTTGACATGGCAAAATTGGAAGCCGGCGTTCTGAAACCACAAATGGTATGGGGGAACATCGTGAGCGCAATTTCTGCAACGGTACATGCTTTCGAAGAAGAAGCTTCTGCTCAGAAAGTCTTTTTAAAATTAGATGCTCCTGAAAGTATTAACTGCCTTTTTGCCACTTATTCTTTAGACCGAATTTTGTATAATCTTTTATCGAATGCCTTAAAATTTTCCTGCCCCGGAGATTATATTTTAGTAAAAGTATCTCAAGATAACATGGGCGTTTTTATCAGCGTACAAGATCAGGGAATTGGAATTCCCGAGGAAGAACAAAATCAGATTTTCGACAAATATTTTAAAGGGACGAATCAAAATCCACAAAAAGGAACAGGAATAGGCCTTTCTTTGGTCAAGGATTTGGTAGATCTTCATCATGGCAGCGTTCATTTAGAAAGTTCCACACAGCAACCCACAGGAAGCACTTTTACCATATATCTGCCTTTTACAGAAGAAGAGAATATAATCGGAGACAAAGAGGAGAGCACTCAGCAGACGAATGAAAAGCTCAGTATTCTGATTGTAGAGGATCATAAGGATCTGGCACAATTTATTTCTGAAAGCCTCTCTGAATTGTATCATGTTTTCACCGCTGAAAACGGTAGAGTAGCTCTGGAAATGGCGGTTGAAGAAATGCCGGATCTTATTATAAGCGACGTTTCTATGGATGAAATGAATGGTTTTGAGTTTTGCAAATTGGTAAAAAATAATATCACCATAAATCATATTCCTGTGATTCTTCTCACGGCAAAGGCTGATAAAGAAAGTATGATGGAAGGATTATCTTATGGAGCAAATGATTATCTGACGAAGCCTTTCAGTATGGTTGAACTAAAACTGAGAATAAGCAATCAACTGACTTTGCAGGCCAAGAGATTTGAGTTTCTGAAAAATAAATTCAGTAAAGGAGAAACTTCACAGGAACCTGAATCGGGAGACGAAATAACCAACGAATTTTACGACAGAATTTGCACAATTATTGAAAAAAATCTTGATGATAAAGATTTTGGTGTCGATCAGCTGGCGTCTGCGCTTTCGATGAGCCGAACCAATCTTCATCGGAAAGTAAAAGCCGTTTTCAGTAATTCTACGAGCGAAATTATAAAAATCTACCGTTTAAAAAGAGCTGCAGAACTTCTTAAAAAAGACTATAATATTTCAGAAGTTGCTTACATGACAGGTTTTAATACTCCTTCTTATTTTAGCAAATGCTTTAAAGAATATTTCGGCACAACCCCTACAAAACATCTGTAA
- a CDS encoding LamG-like jellyroll fold domain-containing protein — MYKNLLSSKFAKISLLTFSLGCSNLIRAQQVGLTFDGSDDYIQTNFPGVLGSNSRTVEAWIKTTATSGENLIVSWGSDSVNGGRFTIRLNTTSGISKLRVENKGGGVNGNITVNDGNWHHIAVVYDNSAPSATRYKLYVDGVQDVAGSISTSLNTLQSTNMIIGRRISPSLGGFFNGTIDEVRVWNAARSQTEIQANMNTEICSSQTNLVSYFKFNDGVASASNTTLTSVADSSVNSFSGTFNNFALSGNTSNFNAGASALGSFSINPTTTLTGSVLTANQNGAAYQWIDCNNSNSPINGATNQTFTPTVAGNYSVIVTLSGCSVTSVCQSVSNLSVKETNPHPDLSLSPNPSQGLVRVKSNETIDYVEVISPTGQNLMNFKVNARSTELDISSLKAGLYLVKVTSKNESKLYKIIKK, encoded by the coding sequence ATGTATAAAAATTTACTCAGTTCAAAATTTGCTAAAATTTCATTATTAACTTTTTCATTAGGTTGTTCCAATCTCATCCGGGCACAGCAGGTAGGTCTTACATTTGATGGTTCTGATGACTATATTCAAACCAATTTCCCCGGTGTTTTAGGAAGCAATTCCCGTACAGTTGAAGCGTGGATAAAAACGACTGCCACCAGTGGCGAAAATCTTATTGTAAGTTGGGGTTCCGATTCTGTAAATGGAGGAAGATTTACCATCAGATTAAATACGACAAGTGGTATTTCTAAATTAAGAGTAGAAAATAAAGGAGGAGGAGTCAATGGTAATATTACCGTAAATGACGGAAACTGGCATCACATCGCTGTAGTTTATGATAATTCAGCACCTTCAGCAACAAGGTACAAACTGTACGTTGACGGAGTTCAGGATGTTGCTGGAAGTATTTCAACATCGTTGAATACCTTACAGAGTACAAATATGATTATCGGCAGAAGGATAAGCCCCAGTTTGGGAGGTTTTTTCAATGGGACAATCGATGAAGTACGGGTATGGAATGCAGCACGTTCCCAAACAGAAATACAGGCTAATATGAACACGGAGATTTGCAGTTCTCAGACAAACTTGGTTTCATATTTTAAATTCAATGACGGCGTAGCTTCTGCCAGTAATACGACTTTAACATCCGTTGCAGACAGCTCTGTGAACTCATTTTCAGGAACTTTTAATAATTTCGCTTTATCTGGAAACACCTCCAATTTCAATGCAGGTGCTTCAGCTCTAGGATCTTTCTCAATTAATCCAACGACTACGCTTACGGGATCAGTGTTGACTGCTAATCAGAATGGTGCAGCCTACCAGTGGATTGACTGTAACAACAGTAATTCTCCGATAAATGGAGCTACGAATCAAACTTTTACACCCACTGTTGCCGGTAATTATTCAGTAATTGTTACGCTGTCGGGATGCAGCGTCACATCAGTATGTCAGTCAGTCAGTAATTTATCAGTTAAAGAAACTAATCCTCACCCAGATCTATCACTTTCACCAAATCCATCCCAAGGTTTAGTGAGAGTAAAATCAAATGAAACCATTGATTATGTGGAAGTCATCAGTCCGACAGGTCAAAATTTAATGAATTTTAAAGTTAATGCAAGATCCACAGAATTAGATATTTCTTCCTTAAAGGCTGGACTGTATTTAGTAAAAGTTACCTCTAAAAATGAAAGTAAACTATATAAAATCATTAAAAAATAG